The Amycolatopsis umgeniensis DNA segment GTTACCCTGGGCGCATGTCCATAGCGCTCGAGAACGTTCTCGCCAAGGCGGGCCTGAAGGTCGACGCCAACGAGTTCCTGAACCTCGTCGAGGACGCGGCGCGGAGGCTCTCCCCGCCGAACCCCGATCCGTCGCATTACTTCTCGGCGGATCAACGTGCCGCGCTCACCGACGTCGGCCTGGACATCTCCCCCCGCAGCGAGGACGAACCGGACTTCCGTGCCCGCACGGTCGCCGCGCACGCCGTGCTCGCCGACTCCGCGCTGAGCGTGCTGGAGGCGGCGAAAGCACTGGGCGTGGACGACAGCCGCATCCGCCACCGCCTCAAGGAGGGCAGGCTCACCGGCTGGAAGGATCAGGGCTGGCGCCTGCCCGCCTGGCAGTTCACCGGCTCCGGGGTCCTGCCCGGCCTGGAGGTCGTGCTGCGCGCCGTACCCGAGGACCAGCCCGCGCTCGTCGTCGCCGCGTTCATGAGCACCCCGCAGGCCGATCTGGTGATCAACGACCACCCCGCCACCCCGCGCCAATGGCTGCTCTCCGGCGGCGACCCCGAACATGTCGCAAAGCTGGTGGCCACCCTGGGGCTGCCGTTCTAAGGTGTTCTGCCCGACGACGGAAAATTTCAGTCGGGGGTAGGCCGTAGGCTGACCCCACCGAGCAAGATCACCCGACAAGGACGGACGACTCCCGAGGTATGGCCCGGCTCCCCCTGCCGCCCGCACGCTCTGTCCTGGTCAAGGAGCTGCACCGCACCAACGACGTGGTGACGGTGCACCCCGGCACCAGGCTGGTCAGGATCTTCACCGCGCACGGCAACCACCCCCAGCAGTGGAATTCGTTCCGCTACAGCGGCCCGCTCCCCCACGGCCGCTTCGACCCGCAGACACCGGGCCGCGGCGGACGCCCGGTCACCGACCCCGGGAACGGCGTCCTGTACTTCGGCCTCACCGTGCGCACCAGCATCGCGGAGGTCTTCCAGACCACGTCGACGGTCGACCGCAAATCCCGCGGCCCGCGCCTGGTCGTCGTCCGGCCGACCCGCACGCTGCGGTTGCTCGACCTCGCCGGTCTGTGGCCGACCCGCGTCGGCGCCTCGCAGGAGATCTCCAGCGGCCCGAAGAAGATCACCCAAGCCTGGGCGCGCGCCATCCGCGCGGCCTTCGGTGACCTCGACGGTGTCTGGTACCGGTCGTCGATGGACTCCGGAGGCCCCGCGCTCGCGCTGTGGGATCCCCCCGCCGGGAACTCGCTCCCGGTCGCGCCGGACGTGCTGCTCCCACTGGACCACCCGGGACTCGACGTCCCGCTGGGCCGGGTGTGCGAGGAGCTGAACTACACGCTGTTGAGCTGAAGCCCGGTCAGAGGTGCCGGCCCCACCACTCCAGGACGGCGTCGAACCTCTGCACCCGGTGCCGCGGCTGCCCCGAGCGCGTGAGTTCGTGCCCTTCGCCGGGGAACAGCAGGAACTCGGCGGGGACACCGTTTTGCCGGAGCGCCACGTACATCCGCTGCCCCTGCTCCAGCGGGCACCGCCAGTCCTGCTCGGAGTGCGCGACCATGAACGGGATGTCGATCTTCCCCGCGTACGAAAGCGGGCTGCGCTTGCGCTGCTCGTCGGGATCGTCGCCGACGTAGCCCCCGGCGAAGAACCAGCCGATGTCGGAACTGCCGGTGAACGAATCCCAGGCGTTGACGGCGCGCTCGCTCCACGCGGCGCGGAACCGCCCGCCGTGGTGCGCGGCGAGCCAGCTGGTCATGAAGCCGCCGTACGAACCGCCCATCACGCCGACGCGATCACTGTCCAAATTGGACAGCTTGAGCGCTTCGTCCAGCAGGGTCAGCAGATCCAGCGCGTCCACGGTACCGAAGCCGTTGATGACGCTGCGGCCGTGGCTCTCGCCGTAGCCCGCGGAACCGCGCGGATTCCCCAGTACGACGGCGTAGCCCGCCTCGGCAAGCACCTGCGCCTCGTCGAAGACCTTCCATTCGTACGGCGCGAACGGTCCACCGTGGATCATCAGGACCACGGGATGCGGCCCCTCGCCCTCGGGCCGGACGATCCAGCCGTGCACCGGGTAGCCGTCGGACGCGGTCGCGTCCAGCTCCTCCAGCGGCCGGATCCCGGTGTCCCGCAACGCCTTCGAGTAGTCGGTGAGCACGCGGGGCTCCGCGTCCGAAAGCAGTACGACGTCGCCGGCGCTCTCGGGCGTCCCGATCACCGCGGCGATCCGCGCACCGTCGACGGCGAACGCCTTCACCGCCGCGGACTCGCCCGCCAGGTATCGCAACGACTTCAGCTCGGCCAGTTCGGCGTCGAGCGGGACGGCGCGCAACTCGGCGGCACCGCGGGTGCGGACCACGACGAGCACCTCGTCACCGAGCACGGCCGGACGGCCGGCCGCGTTGTCGCAGTCCACCGATTCGACCTCGGTCAGCCGCCGCGCGGGCGAAGGCCCGTCACCGGAAGGCCACGGCGCGTGCCAGAGCCCGGTGTTGCGGGCGATCTCCTCCATACCGGGGAATTCGGTGCCGTAGAACAGGATCGAACCGTCCGGGGCCGAGACCGGCGTGGCCGCGGTGCCCAGGGTCCTGACCAGCAGCCGGGGTTCACCGCCGACGGCGGGCACGGCGTAGACGTCCGAGCGGACGGTGTCCTCGGCGGCCCAGTCCCGGGGCGCGACGATCAGGACGAACTCGCCGTCGACCGTCCACGAAGGATGCTCGACGTCGGCCCGGTCGTCGGTCAGCGGCACGAGATCGGCGGGCTTGGCCTCGTCCAGGGCGGCGACGGCGTCCACGACGAACAGACGTTGTGGACGGTCGTTGAGGAAACCGGCGTCGTCGACCCGGTAGAAGAGATTCGTGATGTGCCGCGGCGCTTCTTCGCCCGGCTCCGGGGTTTCGCCGTCCGCGTTCTCCGTGCCGTAGCGGCCCGGCTCGGGCACGCGGGCGACGAAGGCGATCCGCCGGGAATCGGGCGCCCAGACCGGGGCACCCGCGCCGAGGGGCAGGTCGGTGATCCGCTTCGCGTCGCCGCCGCCCGCCGCGATCACGTGCACCTGCGGCTTGGCCTCGCGCCCGGAGCCATCCCCCGCCCGGAGGAAAGCGACCCAGCGGCCGTCCGGGGAGATGACGGGGGCGGAGTCCTTGGTCCCGTGGGTCCAGGGCCCTTCCCCGCCGCTCGGATCGACCACGCACAGGCCGCCGCGATAGCTGTTCGTCTTCAGATCAGGCCTGCTCACAGCGGTGAGCAGCAGGTCTCCACGCAGCGTGGGAAGGCCGGGGACCGTCAGGGCTTCGATGTCAACGGGACGCACAGCCCCGACGGTACCCGATCCTTAGCAGCTCTAACTACTGATTGAAGAGTCCTGCTCAGCGGCTTCCAGCTTCTTCGCCTTCGACAGGCTGGCCAGCGTCGTCACGGTCAAGACCACGACGATGACACCCAGGGAGACCCAGTTGTTGATGTCCAGCCAGTCCGGCACGACGTGGTACTCGTGCAGCGCGTGCAGGAACAGCTTGGCGCCGATGAAGGCGAGGATCACCGCGAGGCCGTAGGACAGGTACACCAGCTTGGTGACCAGGCCACCGAGCAGGAAGTACAGCTGGCGCAGGCCCATCAGCGCGAACGCGTTGGCGGTGAAGACCAGGAAGGCCTCCTGGGTGATGCCGAAGATCGCGGGGATCGAGTCGACGGCGAACAGCAGGTCCGCGCTGCCGATCGCGACGATCACCAAGAACATCGGGGTGATCCAGCGCTTGCCGTCCTTCTTCACGAACGACTTGTGGCCGTGCCAGTCTTCGGTGACCGGGAAGATCTTGCGCACCCAGCGGGTGAGCGCGTTCTCTTCGTATTCCTCGTCCTCGTCCTTGTTGCGGACCATGCTCACCGCGGTCCAGATGAGGACGGCGCCGAAGAGGAAGAAGACCCAGACGAACTGCGCGATCAGCGCGGCGCCCACGGCGATGAACACGCTGCGCATGGCGAGCGCGAGCAGGATGCCGATCAGCAGCACGCGGTGCTGGTGGATCGCGGGCACCTTGAACGACGTCATGATGATCATGAAGATGAACAGGTTGTCGACGCTCAGCGAGTACTCGGTGATGTACCCGGTGAAGAATTCGACGCCGGGGTCATGGCCCCCGAAGATCCAGACACCGATACCGAAAGCGACCGCCACGGCGACGTAGAAGATGACCCACCGCGCGGCTTCGCCGGTGGTGACCTCGTGCGGCTTGCGATCGACGATGACCAGGTCGAGTGCGATCAGCGCGAGCAGACCGCCGACCGTGGCGATCCATAGCCACAGGGGAACAGACATGTAACCAACCCTCCGGATAGTGCACAGCAGCAACTAACCGGAGGTCTCTTCCGCCGGTACGAGACCGGCCGACGGTGCCGGGGGCCCGTGAAGACCACCGTGCTGACGACACCGCCGCGAAGGAATACTCCCCTCACAGCTGGTCCAGTTTGACCTGTCTGTACGCATGACGCCAGTTAAGGTTGCCCTTGTCACCAAGATGATGGTGTAACTCCCGTCACAACAGCCCCCTGCTGTGTGGTCCGTGTTAGCTCGGCGAGGCGTTCTCAGCTTCGGGCGAATACGGTCATTCCGTGCCCCGAATCCCGCTCCCTCGTACGCGAGGCGCGAAGCTCACCGCGCTCGCCGCGGTCGTGGTGGTCCTGGCCGCCGCGGCCGTCGTGTGGACGAACAGCGAACCCGCTCCGTCCACGGTCAAAACCCAGGAAGCGACCCTTGACCTGCCTGAAGTCCCAGGCTCGTCCGAGGTCGTCAAGATCGACACGACCACGTACCTCCCCGAGCAGACCCCCGCCCCCGCCGTCCTGCTCGCCCACGGTTTCGGCGGTGACAAGAACAGTGTCGCCACCGAGGCCCGCGAACTCGCCGAGAAGGGTTTCGTCGTCCTCGCCTGGTCCGCGCGCGGTTTCGGCCGCAGCACCGGGAAGATCGCGCTGAACGACCCCGACCGCGAGGTCGCCGACGCCAGGAAGCTGATCGACAACCTGGCCGCGCGTCCCGAAGTCCTCAGTGAGAACGGCGATCCGAAGGTGGCCGTGTCCGGCGCTTCGTACGGTGGCGCGCTTTCGCTGCTGCTCGCCGGGACCGACAAGCGGGTCGACGCGATCGCGCCGGTGATCACCTACAACGACCTCGCGCAGGGCCTCTTCCCGAACGCCGCCTCGGCCGCGCCCTCGACGGCGACCACTCCGGCCGCCGGCGCGTTCACCGCGGACGGCGTCTTCAAGAGGTCGTGGGCGGGCATCTTCTTCTCCGCCGGTTCCGGCGCGGCGCAGGGCGGCTCGCCCGCCAACGACGCGCCCGAAGCCGGTGACGAGACGAGCGAGTCCGGTGCTTCCCAGGGCGCCGCCGCGGCCGGTGCCGCGGCTCAGTCCCTTCCGCTCGGCGGACCGAACGGCCAGCGGCCGGCACCCGGCCCGGCCGACCCTTGTGGACGGTTCACCGCCGACGTCTGCCAGGCCTACACGGAACTCGCGACCACCGGCAAGGCGAGCCAGCGCACCGTCGACCTGCTTCGCCGCGTCTCGCCCGCGTCCGTCACGGACAAGATCACCGTGCCGACCCTGCTGGTGCAGGGCGAAAGCGACACTCTGTTCGGTTTGGACCAGTCCGACGCGACCGCCCGGCAGATCGCCGCGGCGGGCGGCAAGGTCCGCACGATCTGGTACACCGGCGGCCACGACGGCGGGAAGCCCGGGCAGAAGCTGCGGACGCAGATCGCCGACTTCCTCAAGTTCTCGTTGACCGGTCAGGGCACCGATCCCGGCACCGGGTTCAGCTACGACATCCAGGGCACGCTGCGGGCGAACGGCGCCCCCTCGGTCCGGACGGTCACCGCGCCCGCGTACCCGGGAGCCACCGGGGACGCCACCGAACGGCGGCGATTCGCACTGGAGGGACCGGCCCAGCCGGTCGTCCGGCCCGCGGGCGGAAACCCCGCCGCGGTGA contains these protein-coding regions:
- a CDS encoding DNA-binding protein → MSIALENVLAKAGLKVDANEFLNLVEDAARRLSPPNPDPSHYFSADQRAALTDVGLDISPRSEDEPDFRARTVAAHAVLADSALSVLEAAKALGVDDSRIRHRLKEGRLTGWKDQGWRLPAWQFTGSGVLPGLEVVLRAVPEDQPALVVAAFMSTPQADLVINDHPATPRQWLLSGGDPEHVAKLVATLGLPF
- a CDS encoding RES family NAD+ phosphorylase; its protein translation is MARLPLPPARSVLVKELHRTNDVVTVHPGTRLVRIFTAHGNHPQQWNSFRYSGPLPHGRFDPQTPGRGGRPVTDPGNGVLYFGLTVRTSIAEVFQTTSTVDRKSRGPRLVVVRPTRTLRLLDLAGLWPTRVGASQEISSGPKKITQAWARAIRAAFGDLDGVWYRSSMDSGGPALALWDPPAGNSLPVAPDVLLPLDHPGLDVPLGRVCEELNYTLLS
- a CDS encoding alpha/beta fold hydrolase translates to MRPVDIEALTVPGLPTLRGDLLLTAVSRPDLKTNSYRGGLCVVDPSGGEGPWTHGTKDSAPVISPDGRWVAFLRAGDGSGREAKPQVHVIAAGGGDAKRITDLPLGAGAPVWAPDSRRIAFVARVPEPGRYGTENADGETPEPGEEAPRHITNLFYRVDDAGFLNDRPQRLFVVDAVAALDEAKPADLVPLTDDRADVEHPSWTVDGEFVLIVAPRDWAAEDTVRSDVYAVPAVGGEPRLLVRTLGTAATPVSAPDGSILFYGTEFPGMEEIARNTGLWHAPWPSGDGPSPARRLTEVESVDCDNAAGRPAVLGDEVLVVVRTRGAAELRAVPLDAELAELKSLRYLAGESAAVKAFAVDGARIAAVIGTPESAGDVVLLSDAEPRVLTDYSKALRDTGIRPLEELDATASDGYPVHGWIVRPEGEGPHPVVLMIHGGPFAPYEWKVFDEAQVLAEAGYAVVLGNPRGSAGYGESHGRSVINGFGTVDALDLLTLLDEALKLSNLDSDRVGVMGGSYGGFMTSWLAAHHGGRFRAAWSERAVNAWDSFTGSSDIGWFFAGGYVGDDPDEQRKRSPLSYAGKIDIPFMVAHSEQDWRCPLEQGQRMYVALRQNGVPAEFLLFPGEGHELTRSGQPRHRVQRFDAVLEWWGRHL
- a CDS encoding TerC family protein, encoding MSVPLWLWIATVGGLLALIALDLVIVDRKPHEVTTGEAARWVIFYVAVAVAFGIGVWIFGGHDPGVEFFTGYITEYSLSVDNLFIFMIIMTSFKVPAIHQHRVLLIGILLALAMRSVFIAVGAALIAQFVWVFFLFGAVLIWTAVSMVRNKDEDEEYEENALTRWVRKIFPVTEDWHGHKSFVKKDGKRWITPMFLVIVAIGSADLLFAVDSIPAIFGITQEAFLVFTANAFALMGLRQLYFLLGGLVTKLVYLSYGLAVILAFIGAKLFLHALHEYHVVPDWLDINNWVSLGVIVVVLTVTTLASLSKAKKLEAAEQDSSISS